The bacterium genomic interval AAACTCAATAACACGAGTCCAATGAAAACGAAACATGATTTCATGACTTTTTCTCCTTGATGTAAATTGAAAAGAATTTTATGTAAACAAAATTTTGTAAAAGCCGGTCATCTTGACTGAAATGCCGATCCTAAAAATCGATACACTGTCAACTTCTATTACCTGTTACAGATTTCTTGCGTGTGTGATGAAGTGCAAAGTGGGTATAAACGGGTCAGTTTATGGTAGCTAATTTACCAATAAGTCGCAACGAAAAAACCACATATTTGGGTGGGTATTAATTAATAATAATTTGTCAAATGAATAAAAAAGATTTGCAGACTAATACACAATTTTTGTGTATTTCAGCGGGTTTTTAGAACTTTTGAGATGAGTTCCGCTTTGGAATGGACGTGGAGCTTTTCGTAAATATTGCGGATGTGAAAGCGGGTAGTTTCCATGGAAATGCCAAGCCGGTCGGAAACCATTTTATAACTAAGTCCATCAACGAGGGCATGCACGACGTCTTTTTCACGCGCCGTAAGCGATTCCGGAATAGTCGAACCGGATTGATTGGAAAAATATTCCGTGACCTTCCGGGCGATTTGAGGCGACATGGGCGCGCCACCGGCAAAAAGCGTCAGAATATCCTGTTTAATGTCGGTAAATGGAGCGCTTTTAAGTACATAACCGTTAGCGCCGGCGCGAAGTGAACTGAATATTCTGTCCGCATCATGATAAACGGTAAGCATCATGATCTGTATGGCTGGAAATCGTTCTTTGATAGGACGAATGCCATCAATACCGGACATGCCGGGTAATTGGACATCCATGAGAAGAATATCCGGAGTGGTTTTACTCGATGTTAAAAATTCTTCTACGGATGCAAAAACGCCCACCGACGTCATATCGTTTTGCAAACGTAAAAAGGCATCGATCGCACTGCGGATGCCTCGATCATCTTCGATGATAGCTACTTTGATCAATTTAGCACTGGGTTTTGGCTTTGCCATAAGAAAGCTCCAAACTATACTATAAACAATCACATAAACATGTGGGTTGTTTTTTAGAGAGAAACTGTTATCGAAAAACGAGTTCCGTACGGCTCGCCATCCATATTCAACGCAGCGTGCAGCCTTTCGGCACGCGCGCGAATGTTGCGCAATCCATGACCGGCCGACATGACGTTCGGTGAAAAGCCAACACCATTGTCAGAGACGGTCAATATCAGGTTTTCCTGTAAAGGCCTGACTGTAATGTGTACGTGCGTAGCGTGCGAATGCTTGAGGATATTATTACATACTTCTTTAAAAATAAGGTATACGTTTTGACGAACTTCCGGTTTAAGCGTGCGATCGACCGTTGGTATTTCCGCGTTGAGATCAACGGTCATGCCGCCGGCCGGCAAAGAAGTGAGCGCATATTCTTTCATGCGTGTCAGTAAATGGATCAGGGTATCGTTGCGTGCATCGATGGACCAGACAATGTCACTCATCGATCCGATAATGTCCCGGCTCATGCGGCCGATTTCGGTCAGCAACGATTGCCCTTCCATCTGATTGACGCCGGATTGCACAAGCTCCGAATACAAAGCGATTTTACTCAATGATGAACCGACGTCATCGTGAAGATCGCTGGCAATTTGAGTACGCAACCGTTCAATACGCAAAAGCTGGGTTACGCGGGTGCGGTAAATTGTCCACAGCGTACTAAAGATCGTTATAATCATAATGCCGCGAAACCACCATGTTTCCCACCATGGCGGCGTGATAGTCAGCCGGACAGCCAGACCTTCGTTATTCCAGATACCGTCGCTATTGGATCCCCATGCATGGAAAACATATTCCCCCGGTTCTAAATTGGTATACGTCACAGAGCGCCGGGTGCCGGACGATGCACGACTCTCATCAAAGCCTTCCAACATGTACGCATATTGATTACGCGAAGGATTGGCAAAATGCAAAGCGGCAAATTCAAATGAAATAACATTGTCGGCATAGCTCAAAATAATATGTTTGGTGAGCACAGGCTCTGTCCCAAGAGGATAGGTCAAATTGAATCGTTTGAATGATGTAAAAACGACCGGCGGAATATATGAATTGTCTCGAATACTATCGGGAAAAAACCGATTGAATCCGTTGATCCCTCCGAAAAACAGTTCACCCGATGCTGAGCGGTAGACTGCAGCATTGTTAAATTCATTGCTTTGAATACCGTCGCTTTCGAAGTAATTTTTGATTTGTACCGATCGTTTTGAAAAAAAATCAGTCGTATCGTTTATGCTCAAATGGATCAACCCGTTATTGGTACCGGCCCAAATATTGTTACTGACAAAAGTAAGGGATTGAATAGTCATACTGGACAATCCATCATCGGTCGTAAGCGTCAGCCACTTTCCGGATTTTGGATCCATGCATGAGAGACCATTGCCAAGCGTTCCGATCCACAACCATCCTCGTTCGTCCACCAATAAAGCGATTACATCCGGTCCTTTAGTATTTTCGGACATGTAGGGCCCAAAAGCCCATCGTTCGAAGGAACCACCGTTCCATCGTGCAACGCCAAGGTTCGTACCAATCCATAGATTTCCGGATGAGTCGGCCGCGAGGCAATGAATATGGTTGCTGATAATAGAATGTGAATCGTTTTCAGTAGATTCGAATCGCATCCATGAGCCGTCTTCATTTAATCTGTTCAATCCTTGTGCATCGGTGCCCACCCAGAGTTTTCCATTGGCATCTTCGGCCAGCGATGACAGTAAATTGCCACTAAGAGATGATGGATCATTCGGATCGTTCAAATAGCGAATAAATTTTCCTCGGACAGGATCCCATCGATTGAGGCCGTTCTGCGTGGCTATCCACATTGTACCATTGCGTGCCGACAGCATGGCCATGATATAATCATTGGACAAACCGTTTTTAGGATCACTGGTAAAAACAGAGCGGTATCCTTGGTCGAACCGATTGATTCCTCCTCCAGACGTACCGATCCAGAGCGCACCGGAAGAGTCGATCGTAATCGCTCGGACGTCATTGTGCGTGAGCGCGTCCTGACCGGTCGTGATGTGAGGAAATTTGCGCAAAAAAGGATCCCAGCGATTGAGTCCGCGATGCGTTCCCGCCCACAATGTACCGGCGCGATCGACTAAAATGCTCCAAACCGTATTGTCCGACAAGCTATGGGGATTCATGGATTCGTTACTGAAATGATCGAAACGGTCAGAACCGGGATATTTGACGCTCAGGCATTCCAATGATCCAACCCATAACCGCCCAAATCCGTCGGCTCTCAGGCTGAACAATCGTTCTGACTGCAGTGAACCAGGATTGTCACGATCTGGAATCCAATGAATAAAACTATCCGAAATTTCGTCATAGCGATCGAGCCCTCCGTATGTTGCAATCCATAGAAAACCGTTGTGATCGATTTCCAGCGCAGTGATAAGATCGTGAATTAAACCAGATGGCTTTTCAGGATCGTGCCTGTAATATTTAAAATTTTCGGTTGTAGGATCAAATCGAACTAAACCGCCACGAATCGTTCCCACCCAGATCATGCCGTTTTTATCCTGGATGATCGATGAAACAGCCGGATTCGTAACTCCGAGTGAAGGAGGGGCTTCAAAAGAATAACGTTTGAACTTTCCTGTTGCAGAATCCAGGAGGTTTAGTCCTGATGAAGTGCCAACCCAAAGGCGCCGGTTGCGGTCTTCAAAAATTGCGCGAATTGAATTATTGTCGATACTGGTTGGATCACCGGGATCATTGCGATAACACACAAAACGTCCTGTCGTACGATCGTAACGATTTAATCCGCCGCCGCGCGTGCCAATCCAAAGCATGCCTTTAGAGTCTTCGAATAATGCACGGATATGATTATGCGATAATGAGAGAGAGTCACCGGGAATGTTTCTGAAAATTTTAAATTCGTACCCGTTATATTGATTCAAACCGTCTTCGGTTCCGATCCATAAAAAGCCGTACCGATCCTGGATCATCGTAAAAACAGTTATTTGCGACAAACCATCCTGAAGGCCGAACCGATCAAATTCCGGTTTGACGGATTGTGAACGGAGTAAACCAGAAGGGTAGATTACGACAAAAACAATTATCCACTCAAGGAGTTTCATAGAATGAAGATCAAAATTTGAAAAGAAAAAACTACAACATAAGGACGGGCATGTCAATAAGAAATTTAGCGCAAAACCGCTTTGATCTTTGTTGCATACCGGCGGCTGACGACAAACGGTTCGGTTATGGTGTGAATATACACATGGTAGGATTGATTTGGAAGCGGCTCGACACGATCGACCAGTTCTAAATTAATCATAGTACCGCGGTGAATACGGAGAAAATATTTTTCCGGAAGGCGGTCTTCCCATTCTTTCATCGTTTTCGATAATAAAAACTTTCCGGTTTGAGCCGTAATTTCGGTATAATCGCCGGCCGATTGAATATATAAGATATTTCTGATTTTCAGAAAAAAAGAACGATGATGATCGGCGATAAAAAGCCGGTCGTCGTATTCAAATTTTTTCGGATGATGGGGCACGGTCTCATGATTCTTCAAGCGGCGCAACGCGACGTCCAGGCGCTGTGCACTGACCGGCTTCAAAAGATAATCAAGCGCGTTGACTTCGAATGCGCGGATCGCATACACGTCAAAAGCCGTCACAAAAATAATTTTGCACGGAACGGAAAGACGTTCCAATAAATCAAACCCGGATTCTCCGGCCAATTGAATATCGAGAAAAATTACATCCGGTACGTATCGTTCTACGGCAGCTGTCGCAGAAGCAAGATCATCCGCTTCGCCTATCACTTGGATTTCAGAATGGTTCGCCAGCATCAAGCGCATCTCGCGGCGCGCCAGCCGTTCATCGTCTACGATCAGGGCTTTGTATGTCATCGGCTCAATGCGTTTTTAATTGAGTGGAAATTTGTTGAAATAATGCC includes:
- a CDS encoding response regulator transcription factor; the encoded protein is MIKVAIIEDDRGIRSAIDAFLRLQNDMTSVGVFASVEEFLTSSKTTPDILLMDVQLPGMSGIDGIRPIKERFPAIQIMMLTVYHDADRIFSSLRAGANGYVLKSAPFTDIKQDILTLFAGGAPMSPQIARKVTEYFSNQSGSTIPESLTAREKDVVHALVDGLSYKMVSDRLGISMETTRFHIRNIYEKLHVHSKAELISKVLKTR
- a CDS encoding LytTR family DNA-binding domain-containing protein; this encodes MTYKALIVDDERLARREMRLMLANHSEIQVIGEADDLASATAAVERYVPDVIFLDIQLAGESGFDLLERLSVPCKIIFVTAFDVYAIRAFEVNALDYLLKPVSAQRLDVALRRLKNHETVPHHPKKFEYDDRLFIADHHRSFFLKIRNILYIQSAGDYTEITAQTGKFLLSKTMKEWEDRLPEKYFLRIHRGTMINLELVDRVEPLPNQSYHVYIHTITEPFVVSRRYATKIKAVLR